The genomic window AACTTTCATATTGACAGGTGGGAAAGGTTTTGTTGAGCTTGTAAGCTCACTGTTGAAGATAATAGCGGTATTTGACTGTAAGCTTATGTTTCAATCCCTGATAGGGATTTGGATTAATTGAAATTAGACGTTGGATTAGAGTTTTTCTACTCAGATTCGTTTCAATCCCTGATAGGGATTTGGATTAATTGAAATGATTGGGAGTTAGCCGCAATGCGATCGCGTAATGTTTCAATCCCTGATAGGGATTTGGATTAATTGAAATAAAAGTTAAATGCGATCGCACATTTTTTAGAGCGGGTTTCAATCCCTGATAGGGATTTGGATTAATTGAAATCCCAACTTCCCGGTGGTTGCGCTCCCAAAATTAGTTTCAATCCCTGATAGGGATTTGGATTAATTGAAATAAGTTATACGAACCCCAGCGTAAATTATGCCGGTTTCAATCCCTGATAGGGATTTGGATTAATTGAAATAAAGAATGAAATTTTAATGAGTCAGGAGACAACAGTTTCAATCCCTGATAGGGATTTGGATTAATTGAAATACGGATCTCAAAAGCAATCGGCAAGAATAACTGAAGTTTCAATCCCTGATAGGGATTTGGATTAATTGAAATTTGCTGCTATATCTCCCAAGCACAGTTTTAAAATACGTTTCAATCCCTGATAGGGATTTGGATTAATTGAAATTTCGGCTGACTGCCCATTGATAACCCGTTTAACAGCAGTTTCAATCCCTGATAGGGATTTGGATTAATTGAAATAATTGATATAGCGCTACGGGAACACGTTAGGACAGTGTTTAAAGGCGGCATCTACACAATCATGAAAGTTGTCAAATTCGTTCCACCGCTGCCGCATCCAGTTCTTGAGTACAAACCACCAATGTTCGATCTTGTTCAAGTCTGGAGAATAGGGGGGAAGATACCATAACTCACATCCCGCCTCTGCTACAATCTCGTCAATTGCCTGGGAGTGATGAAAACTTGCATTGTCAATGACGATAACATCACCTGGTCGCAATTGAGGGATAAGACACTGCTCTAACCACATCTCGAATAAGTTACGGTTACAGGAACCCACAAATGTCATTGGTGCAAACACTTTCCCTTGGCGTAGTGCTGCGATCCAACTGACACGCTCAGTACGCTTACCAGGTTTGAGAGCATAGAAGCGTTGTCCAACCTCACAATAACCATAGGGATAGTCATCTCGGTTGTCAATCCCTGCTTCATCAACATAGATGATTTGAGCAGCAGATAAGGTCTGTAGTTGCTCCTGAAATCCTTGACGTTTTAACTCATCCCGCTCTCGGTATCCATAGGTTTTTTTTTTCGACTTGAGCCAAGCTTACGCAAGGCATCACTGATGTTCTGCTGACTCACCCCTTCGCCCCACAACACAGCCATTTGCCCTTGAGTCTTGCCTCCATGTTGCTTCGCAAATTCACGAAACCTCTGCCAATCACTGATTTTATGTCGATTTCCCTGTTGATAGTGAGTAATCGCTTGACAGTTGCCAGTTTGTTCCTTGCGCTTCAGCCATAGGTCGAGTGTGTTGCGACTAATGTGCAACATCCGGCTCACATCACTTTTGCGTTCTCCTCTCTCAACTGCTGCAATCGCCTTTTGGCGCAGGTCTTCACTGTAAGGGGCGGGCATAGGTATTGTTTGATACTCTCGTTTTTCTATTATATGTCTTAATATGAATTTGTAGGGCTATAGCAATCCAAGACTCCCCAAAGAAAAGGTTTCAATCCCTGATAGGGATTTGGATTAATTGAAATACTTGAATTAATCTCTGATTATTTGATAATTGGTGAGTTTCAATCCCTGATAGGGATTTGGATTAATTGAAATTGTAGGCGGTCAGGCTGCAACTATCGATATAGTAGTTTCAATCCCTGATAGGGATTTGGATTAATTGAAATAAATCCCAGTGTTTGGATCTAAGGTTTGACGCTCAATGTTTCAATCCCTGATAGGGATTTGGATTAATTGAAATTACCATGCATCCTTCTAATGCCGATATAGACAAGTTGTTTCAATCCCTGATAGGGATTTGGATTAATTGAAATAATTGGCGCTGATGAATATCTCCCTGAGTTGCACTAAGTTTCAATCCCTGATAGGGATTTGGATTAATTGAAATCATTGGTTAAAGTCTTAGTAAAAATAGCACTGCCTGTGTTTCAATCCCTGATAGGGATTTGTAGTAATTGAAATTACCGTTATGTCTGGATGGAGGGCAGGCAGCTAAGTTTCAATCCCTGATAGGGATTTGTAGTAATTGAAATCAGGCTACGATTCTGGTTTCCCCGGCGCTGCACCTTACGTTTCAATCCCTGATAGGGATTTGTAGTAATTGAAATTTGCGCCGAAAGTAGGTAGCGTATCCAAGTCTAGAAGTTTCAATCCCTGATAGGGATTTGTAGTAATTGAAATGATTTTCTAATCTTGTAAAGGAATCAAAAGCAGAGGTTTCAATCCCTGATAGGGATTTGTAGTAATTGAAATGCTCATCTATTAATTCGGTATAAGGCGAAGAATTGTTTCAATCCCTGATAGGGATTTGTAGTAATTGAAATTTTCTGGTGTTCCTGCTGCTGCTATGGCTATAGCTCTGTTTCAATCCCTGATAGGGATTTGTAGTAATTGAAATACATTTATATGCTAAAAATGGCAATTGGGCATAGCGTTTCAATCCCTGATAGGGATTTGTAGTAATTGAAATTTTCCCGATGAAAGTTTATACAGTTCTTTTAGGTGATGTTTCAATCCCTGATAGGGATTTGTAGTAATTGAAATGCTGGAAAAGCCAGATTTAGCGTACTTTTTGCCACGTTTCAATCCCTGATAGGGATTTGTAGTAATTGAAATTTGTTTTCTTCTCCACTTAAAATTTCTTTTGTACGTTTCAATCCCTGATAGGGATTTGTAGTAATTGAAATTAGAGTAGACATTAATATTATTCCTAGATTTGCAAGTTTCAATCCCTGATAGGGATTTGTAGTAATTGAAATCGAACTTTTGCAGTATTATAGAAATCATGGATCTGTTTCAATCCCTGATAGGGATTTGTAGTAATTGAAATATTTTGGAATCCACGCAGATATGAATGTTCAAGGGTTTCAATCCCTGATAGGGATTTGTAGTAATTGAAATCAAGTAGTTTACGCGATGCGCTTTCGCTTGCTCGTTTCAATCCCTGATAGGGATTTGTAGTAATTGAAATAGTGCGATCGCGTACCTTATTTAATAAAGTAGCTGTTTCAATCCCTGATAGGGATTTGTAGTAATTGAAATTTGAATACGATCCATAATTACTGCCTCAATTATTTGTTTCAATCCCTGATAGGGATTTGTAGTAATTGAAATCAACTATTGGCTATTCTGTAAATGCGGTTATCAATGTTTCAATCCCTGATAGGGATTTGTAGTAATTGAAATGCTAACGCGAGACATAAAGACTTTTCATCAAAGCACGTTTCAATCCCTGATAGGGATTTGTAGTAATTGAAATGAGAATTACCCCTAGCCGGTAATTATCAAAAGTGCTGTTTCAATCCCTGATAGGGATTTGTAGTAATTGAAATCATATCGTCATGAGGCGAAATCGGAATATTATGCGTTTCAATCCCTGATAGGGATTTGTAGTAATTGAAATCATTTACTCTTTGTTTATTAGCAACAGCAAAGCTCGTTTCAATCCCTGATAGGGATTTGTAGTAATTGAAATAATATTGAATAGCTATTTGCTTGTTATCTTTGCCCTGTTTCAATCCCTGATAGGGATTTGTAGTAATTGAAATTTCCATTGGCTCAGTAGATGGAAAAAAGGGAATTGGTTTCAATCCCTGATAGGGATTTGTAGTAATTGAAATACTCATGCCCCAAATGCAAGTTAGAGATATGCAGAGTTTCAATCCCTGATAGGGATTTGTAGTAATTGAAATCTTAAAAATTTTACAAGAAATCCAGGCGATCGCTTTTGTTTCAATCCCTGATAGGGATTTGTAGTAATTGAAATGCTTTTTTATAAGCTTTTTATTTGTACCTCAAAAAATGTTTCAATCCCTGATAGGGATTTGTAGTAATTGAAATAATCTTGCATACACTTCGTGGGATTGAATGCCTTTGTTTCAATCCCTGATAGGGATTTGTAGTAATTGAAATACACGAACATATATATAGATCGCGCGCGTGTATTAAGTTTCAATCCCTGATAGGGATTTGTAGTAATTGAAATATTAGCTATAACCCTTATTAATTACGCACCTTAAGTTTCAATCCCTGATAGGGATTTGTAGTAATTGAAATCTGTTTGCGGCCCAACTTGTGGTTCTGGCAATTGACGTTTCAATCCCTGATAGGGATTTGTAGTAATTGAAATAGTAAACTAATGAGAAACAACAACCCAGCACACCACGTTTCAATCCCTGATAGGGATTTGTAGTAATTGAAATTTACAGACTTTTGGTGGTATTTCTTCAGTTAACAAGTTTCAATCCCTGATAGGGATTTGTAGTAATTGAAATCTGGAGTTACATTTTCATCGCATTGTATATCATTTAAGTTTCAATCCCTGATAGGGATTTGTAGTAATTGAAATTGGTAAGTATGGAGATAAGTTGGTATACAAAATCCGTTTCAATCCCTGATAGGGATTTGTAGTAATTGAAATATATATATTGAAGAATTAAGAGAATGGAAATTCAGCGTTTCAATCCCTGATAGGGATTTGTAGTAATTGAAATAAAAGGGTCACATACTTTTTCTTCAAGCATCGCATGTTTCAATCCCTGATAGGGATTTGTAGTAATTGAAATCCAAAGTATCCAAAGCTTTTCGATGGTTTCTGCCCCGTTTCAATCCCTGATAGGGATTTGTAGTAATTGAAATAATTGCTTCAATCTTTGAGCAATTCACTGAAAAAAAGGTTTCAATCCCTGATAGGGATTTGTAGTAATTGAAATAGGTATTGGTAGCGCTAATAATTGCTGCTTCTTTATTGTTTCAATCCCTGATAGGGATTTGTAGTAATTGAAATAGCCCCAGACGCAAATAAGCCTTTACTGTTTATAGGTTTCAATCCCTGATAGGGATTTGTAGTAATTGAAATGATGCCATGTACAACCCATAGTTGCTATCACTGCCAGTTTCAATCCCTGATAGGGATTTGTAGTAATTGAAATCTTTAAGATGCCTTTATTAAGGGCTAATTGCTCCGGTTTCAATCCCTGATAGGGATTTGTAGTAATTGAAATGTTTTTCGACTATTGCTTGCAGCATTTAAAATGGGTTTCAATCCCTGATAGGGATTTGTAGTAATTGAAATCTGAAAGAGTAAAGAAACGAAAGCACACCAACACGTTTCAATCCCTGATAGGGATTTGTAGTAATTGAAATGTAGAGCTACCATGAGATTTAATATTACTATCTAAAGGTTTCAATCCCTGATAGGGATTTGTAGTAATTGAAATTTTTTAACAATTCTACCTATTTTAAGCCAATCTTGATGTTTCAATCCCTGATAGGGATTTGTAGTAATTGAAATTTTACTCCACATAGTTGAGAGTATTCAGGATCAAAGTTTCAATCCCTGATAGGGATTTGTAGTAATTGAAATTACTAGCTAATACAGCTAATTGTTTAAGAACATTAGTTTCAATCCCTGATAGGGATTTGTAGTAATTGAAATGTCTATCGCCCGTACTACGTAGCTGCTTACTTTATGTTTCAATCCCTGATAGGGATTTGTAGTAATTGAAATAGCTAGTTATTCGTCTGTGACTTCTACTGCTGCAATGTTTCAATCCCTGATAGGGATTTGTAGTAATTGAAATTAAGCTTCACTTATTAAGGCTTCCATCCCGATAGGGTTTCAATCCCTGATAGGGATTTGTAGTAATTGAAATGATGATCCCAACTGGCTTACCAGGAGGCGGTACAGGTTTCAATCCCTGATAGGGATTTGTAGTAATTGAAATCAGTGCAAGCTCTGTAACACCAAAGCTTGCACCTTAACGTTTCAATCCCTGATAGGGATTTGTAGTAATTGAAATCCTTGGGCGGCTAATTGATGACTTTCTGTCCATTGGTTTCAATCCCTGATAGGGATTTGTAGTAATTGAAATCTTGAATCACGAATTGCCGAGATTAAAGCAAAGCGTTTCAATCCTTGATAGGGATTTGTAGTAATTGAAATTAGGAAGTATTACCTTAGTTCTTTGTGTAAAGAAGTTTCAATCCCTGATAGGGATTTGTAGTAATTGAAATCTTTCAAATAGATTATAGAACCGGTACAGGCGATCAGTTTCAATCCCTGATAGGGATTTGTAGTAATTGAAATTATCGTATATACTTGGATGGTGTTCTGGTACAGACGTTTCAATCCCTGATAGGGATTTGTAGTAATTGAAATTATAATCGATCTTCCCTTTGAAGTTCAGCAGTACGAGTTTCAATCCCTGATAGGGATTTGTAGTAATTGAAATCTTTTCTGTAGCCTTTCAGTATTGTATTAAACCCGTTTCAATCCCTGATAGGGATTTGTAGTAATTGAAATTTTCAAAACTTTAGTTTGCTTTACTCTAGTAGTCTCGTTTCAATCCCTGATAGGGATTTGTAGTAATTGAAATCTGCGCAGTATTCACATATCCTAGAATCCTCTGTAGCGTTTCAATCCCTGATAGGGATTTGTAGTAATTGAAATACCTAATTGTGGAGTTTGAGCCAGCTTTGACAAAGTTTCAATCCCTGATAGGGATTTGTAGTAATTGAAATGCTTTTTTGAGCCGTTGCAGCGCCGCCGGAAAATTGTTTCAATCCCTGATAGGGATTTGTAGTAATTGAAATTTGGTTTGCAGCCTTTACATTTTTGTCAAACCTACTGTTTCAATCCCTGATAGGGATTTGTAGTAATTGAAATGCAGTGCAAGGATTAGAATTTGTGAGCTTGTCATCAGTTTCAATCCCTGATAGGGATTTGTAGTAATTGAAATTGTTCCCTCATTTTTACGGTGCTACCTAGAGGCAGGTTTCAATCCCTGATAGGGATTTGTAGTAATTGAAATCTCACGAACGCGATCGCAAGATTAAAGAGGTATTCGTTTCAATCCCTGATAGGGATTTGTAGTAATTGAAATTACTTAATACCGTCACTGTCAGTGGCGGTTATGTGTTTCAATCCCTGATAGGGATTTGTAGTAATTGAAATCTCATTACTCATTGGCGAATCAGCAAGAATTACTCCGTTTCAATCCCTGATAGGGATTTGTAGTAATTGAAATCTTAGTAGAGGCTTTGCAAGCAGCTTGGGCATTTGTTTCAATCCCTGATAGGGATTTGTAGTAATTGAAATTTGAGCAAGGAGCAGAGTACACGGGGAAAATAGGTGTTTCAATCCCTGATAGGGATTTGTAGTAATTGAAATCTTATCCTTTGATTGATTTAGGTATCACCAAAGAAGTTTCAATCCCTGATAGGGATTTGTAGTAATTGAAATAGGAATAAACGGAAGATTGGTAACAAAATTGCTGATGGTTTCAATCCCTGATAGGGATTTGTAGTAATTGAAATCTTAATAGATGACCTAGAGAATAGCAAACTAAAAGTTTCAATCCCTGATAGGGATTTGTAGTAATTGAAATAGGAAACCTTTGGGGGTAATCAGCTAAAAAGGGAGTTTCAATCCCTGATAGGGATTTGTAGTAATTGAAATTTTCGACAATGAATACAAGGCGCTTCTTTTGTGTTTCAATCCCTGATAGGGATTTGTAGTAATTGAAATCTTATTGCCGCCGCGATCGCCTATGCCGCAATCGAGTTTCAATCCCTGATAGGGATTTGTAGTAATTGAAATATTGTGCTACTCACATATTCAGCTTTAACTGCACCTGTTTCAATCCCTGATAGGGATTTGTAGTAATTGAAATTTGCAAGTGGTGCAACAAATCCCTTGAGTTTCAGTTTCAATCCCTGATAGGGATTTGTAGTAATTGAAATGCCTTTAAGAGCGGCATCGTAAGCGCCTGAGATGTTTCAATCCCTGATAGGGATTTGTAGTAATTGAAATCTTTTCAAACACGATTTTCCCCTAAATTCAATATCGTTTCAATCCCTGATAGGGATTTGTAGTAATTGAAATGTAAAGAGCGTTTAGTTGATTCATTTGAATCGGCAAGTTTCAATCCCTGATAGGGATTTGTAGTAATTGAAATAAAAGCCTAGACTTCAGTTAAAAATCCACTATGTCGTTTCAATCCCTGATAGGGATTTGTAGTAATTGAAATCTGTCACTCAAAATCGCATAGTTCACGACTTAGGTGTTTCAATCCCTGATAGGGATTTGTAGTAATTGAAATTTCACCCCATCAGCTTCTAGTAAGTTGTTACTAGTTTCAATCCCTGATAGGGATTTGTAGTAATTGAAATATCTCTTGTTCACTGTTCAACTCGCACCAAATAATAGTTTCAATCCCTGATAGGGATTTGTAGTAATTGAAATATTATCCCAATCAAAACGGGGATCGCTTATTTTGTACGTTTCAATCCCTGATAGGGATTTGTAGTAATTGAAATAGCTGATAGTGCAACAGTTCACCTTGGGGATTATGTTTCAATCCCTGATAGGGATTTGTAGTAATTGAAATC from Synechocystis sp. PCC 7509 includes these protein-coding regions:
- a CDS encoding IS630 family transposase (programmed frameshift), which gives rise to MPAPYSEDLRQKAIAAVERGERKSDVSRMLHISRNTLDLWLKRKEQTGNCQAITHYQQGNRHKISDWQRFREFAKQHGGKTQGQMAVLWGEGVSQQNISDALRKLGSSRKKTYGYRERDELKRQGFQEQLQTLSAAQIIYVDEAGIDNRDDYPYGYCEVGQRFYALKPGKRTERVSWIAALRQGKVFAPMTFVGSCNRNLFEMWLEQCLIPQLRPGDVIVIDNASFHHSQAIDEIVAEAGCELWYLPPYSPDLNKIEHWWFVLKNWMRQRWNEFDNFHDCVDAAFKHCPNVFP